One region of Candidatus Limnocylindrales bacterium genomic DNA includes:
- a CDS encoding DUF6599 family protein produces the protein MNQDRVFNAKRRKLLRKYIPLSENIVTLGLFGILIGISLWVFAQRHHYDPKERTLSPEQLLQSSHPEKLYTPPLKPWVEPGMDIKPATADLGIFPETILDQDWQLASRLKQFNPNNLFEKIDGEAEKFIRQGFKSLYYIVLKSKDDGSELSIELFDQGSTTGSIGIFSDHWSDDKEIQQNGPVTFFKTSNGVIGRKGRYFFRIAGDRESEKIRKKSEQVAGAFSQLEEPEESVSEEFQILSRGLEIPSSLITFQSKNVFQFDFLKDFWFGQFNPNDPARAFVHQAGSPEEAKKLFEEILNEQSLDYEKVEETVWGVILQHNYLKNYFVISQQGSFIFGIENLADKNQIQPIMEKFVRGFQHGQ, from the coding sequence ATGAACCAGGATCGTGTTTTCAACGCTAAAAGGCGTAAACTTTTACGGAAGTATATCCCTCTTAGCGAGAATATAGTCACTCTGGGGCTCTTTGGTATTCTGATAGGTATAAGTCTCTGGGTCTTTGCCCAGAGACACCACTATGATCCTAAAGAGCGGACCCTTTCCCCGGAACAACTCCTGCAAAGCTCCCATCCAGAAAAACTGTATACCCCGCCCTTAAAACCCTGGGTGGAGCCGGGGATGGATATCAAACCTGCCACCGCCGACCTGGGTATATTTCCCGAGACCATCCTGGATCAGGACTGGCAGCTCGCGTCTCGTTTGAAACAGTTCAATCCGAACAATCTTTTTGAAAAGATCGACGGAGAAGCTGAAAAATTCATTCGACAAGGATTTAAGTCGCTGTATTATATCGTATTAAAATCAAAGGATGACGGAAGTGAATTGTCGATTGAGCTTTTTGATCAGGGTAGTACCACAGGAAGTATAGGGATTTTTTCGGATCATTGGTCCGATGATAAGGAGATTCAACAGAATGGTCCGGTGACCTTTTTCAAAACCTCCAACGGAGTCATTGGAAGAAAAGGCAGGTACTTTTTTAGAATAGCCGGAGATCGGGAAAGTGAAAAGATCCGCAAAAAATCCGAACAGGTGGCTGGAGCCTTTTCCCAATTAGAAGAACCTGAGGAAAGTGTTTCAGAGGAGTTTCAAATCCTCAGCCGGGGGTTGGAGATTCCCTCCAGCCTGATCACATTTCAAAGTAAGAACGTTTTTCAATTTGATTTTCTCAAAGATTTTTGGTTTGGCCAATTCAATCCCAACGATCCTGCCCGAGCTTTTGTTCATCAAGCGGGGTCCCCGGAGGAAGCCAAAAAGCTGTTCGAGGAAATCCTCAATGAACAGAGCCTCGACTATGAGAAGGTTGAAGAGACAGTATGGGGGGTCATACTGCAACATAATTATTTGAAAAACTATTTTGTGATAAGTCAGCAAGGTTCTTTTATCTTCGGGATTGAAAACCTGGCCGACAAAAACCAAATTCAACCGATCATGGAGAAATTTGTAAGGGGGTTTCAGCATGGGCAGTAA
- a CDS encoding universal stress protein: MKSIEKILLATDFSKNSEQALDYALVFAEKFPAKLYILHVVHDLKGYTGFYVTKTPLAQLQKELEEEGKAQLEKLCREKLKNFSNYEAVIVTGSPSGEIIRIAREKAVDLIVLGAHSIEKPEHRFLGSTVEKVTRQAPCPVLIV; the protein is encoded by the coding sequence ATGAAATCGATTGAAAAAATTTTATTGGCAACAGATTTTTCTAAAAACTCCGAGCAGGCCCTGGATTATGCCCTTGTTTTTGCCGAGAAATTCCCTGCTAAGCTTTATATCCTTCATGTTGTTCACGACCTGAAGGGGTACACAGGGTTTTATGTTACTAAAACTCCCCTGGCCCAACTTCAGAAGGAATTGGAAGAAGAAGGAAAAGCCCAACTCGAAAAGCTTTGTAGAGAAAAGCTTAAAAATTTTAGTAACTATGAGGCCGTAATTGTTACCGGAAGCCCTTCTGGGGAAATTATTCGGATAGCCCGTGAAAAGGCCGTAGATCTTATTGTTCTTGGGGCCCATAGCATTGAAAAACCAGAGCATCGTTTTTTAGGCAGCACTGTGGAGAAGGTAACCCGCCAGGCACCTTGTCCGGTGTTGATTGTCTAA
- a CDS encoding VOC family protein: MEITGIHHTSFTVSNLKRSIDFYQGILGFPIVMEKELTGTEAETITALPGAHLLIAHLKAGEYQTIELIQYLAPQGKVLDTTTCNVGSAHICFVVPDIKKAYQELKAKGVRFKSEPIRLSSGKSKGGYAVYFRDPDGITLELFQRPPSMAI; encoded by the coding sequence ATGGAAATAACGGGTATTCATCACACCAGCTTTACAGTTAGCAATCTGAAACGCTCTATCGATTTTTATCAGGGTATTTTGGGTTTTCCTATTGTGATGGAAAAAGAGCTAACAGGTACAGAAGCCGAAACGATCACAGCCCTTCCCGGCGCTCATCTTCTTATCGCTCATTTGAAGGCAGGTGAATATCAAACCATAGAGCTCATTCAGTACCTGGCTCCTCAGGGAAAGGTTTTAGATACCACAACCTGCAATGTGGGGAGTGCTCATATCTGCTTTGTAGTTCCTGATATAAAGAAAGCCTATCAGGAATTGAAAGCAAAGGGGGTACGTTTTAAATCAGAACCTATCCGCCTCTCCAGCGGTAAAAGTAAAGGGGGGTATGCGGTTTATTTCCGGGATCCCGATGGGATTACTTTAGAGTTGTTTCAAAGACCTCCCTCTATGGCCATCTAA
- a CDS encoding 4Fe-4S dicluster domain-containing protein, whose translation MSLSRPVTLQEKTRKFLRLTQVRVFSQVVFFGLFLFSVWATWTSRLEGYPVSRLLEMDPLVAVSTALSTGYIYRYLGWALGIIVLTFLFGRVFCNWICPFGTLHQFVNYLFNIQPNSKRIEQNRYHPAQYFKYAILVVFLIMAALGALQIGLLDPIVMMYRGFATFVSSAWNMLISAITPLFARVRIEASWSDTLKFSPGVAHRVFVGSFWIGLWFLLFVALNLWKPRFFCRFVCPLGAFLGVLARYSLFRINRDVTKCTDCNLCLTRCEGAADPQSMVRKSECFSCMNCIDDCPEDALQFTMMGLDRKQVVEAPDISRRRLVFAGITGLLAFPLLRNNGTATDENFSPHMIRPPGSVAEPEFLKKCIKCDQCINMCPTNVLQPATLKEGGFETLWTPVMNFNIGHCQLNCTLCSEVCPTGAIRKITVAEKLGKGEYTQKGPIVLGTAFINTTRCLPWANQIPCVVCEEVCPVSPKAIQTIDEEVKDVFGKRVILNKPFIVPDLCIGCGICQHECPVQDDPAVYVTAIGESRSKSRRLLLHFRSSTSN comes from the coding sequence ATGAGTCTATCCAGACCCGTTACCCTTCAAGAAAAAACACGAAAATTCTTACGCCTCACGCAGGTACGGGTTTTTTCCCAGGTGGTATTCTTCGGATTGTTCCTATTTTCAGTCTGGGCAACCTGGACCTCTCGCCTGGAAGGTTATCCTGTTTCCAGGCTTTTGGAAATGGATCCCCTGGTTGCAGTTTCTACGGCCTTGTCTACCGGATATATCTACCGGTACCTGGGATGGGCCCTGGGAATTATCGTACTGACCTTCCTCTTTGGAAGGGTTTTCTGTAACTGGATCTGTCCGTTTGGAACCTTACATCAATTTGTAAATTACCTTTTTAATATCCAACCCAACTCAAAACGGATCGAGCAAAACCGATATCACCCGGCTCAGTATTTTAAATACGCCATCCTGGTGGTTTTTTTGATTATGGCGGCATTGGGAGCCCTCCAGATTGGGCTGTTAGATCCTATTGTCATGATGTATCGGGGTTTTGCAACTTTTGTATCTTCAGCCTGGAACATGCTGATAAGCGCTATAACCCCCCTCTTTGCCAGGGTCAGAATCGAAGCCTCCTGGTCGGATACTTTAAAGTTCTCTCCGGGTGTAGCCCACAGGGTTTTTGTGGGATCCTTTTGGATTGGTTTATGGTTTCTCCTTTTTGTAGCTTTAAATCTTTGGAAACCCAGGTTTTTCTGCCGATTCGTTTGTCCTTTGGGAGCTTTTTTGGGGGTACTTGCCCGTTACTCGCTCTTTAGAATCAATCGAGATGTCACAAAATGCACCGACTGTAACCTGTGCCTGACCCGCTGTGAAGGGGCTGCAGATCCCCAAAGTATGGTCCGAAAAAGCGAGTGTTTTTCTTGTATGAATTGTATCGACGATTGTCCGGAAGATGCACTCCAATTTACCATGATGGGACTGGATAGGAAACAGGTAGTTGAAGCCCCGGATATCTCCCGACGTCGCCTCGTTTTTGCCGGGATTACCGGATTGCTGGCTTTTCCTCTACTTCGAAATAATGGAACCGCCACCGATGAGAATTTCTCTCCCCACATGATTCGACCGCCCGGTTCGGTAGCCGAGCCTGAATTTTTAAAAAAATGTATCAAGTGCGATCAGTGTATTAACATGTGCCCCACCAACGTTCTGCAACCGGCAACCCTCAAGGAAGGGGGTTTTGAAACGCTCTGGACCCCCGTTATGAATTTCAATATCGGTCATTGCCAGCTTAACTGTACCCTCTGTTCCGAAGTTTGTCCCACCGGAGCCATTCGTAAAATCACCGTCGCTGAAAAACTGGGTAAGGGTGAGTATACCCAGAAAGGACCCATTGTCCTGGGAACTGCTTTTATCAACACCACCCGATGTCTCCCCTGGGCGAACCAGATTCCCTGTGTGGTGTGCGAAGAGGTTTGTCCTGTTTCACCCAAAGCCATACAGACCATCGATGAAGAAGTCAAAGATGTTTTTGGGAAAAGGGTCATCCTGAATAAACCTTTTATCGTTCCAGATTTATGCATCGGCTGTGGTATCTGCCAGCATGAGTGCCCAGTTCAGGACGACCCTGCGGTTTATGTAACCGCCATCGGGGAAAGTCGATCCAAGAGCCGCAGACTTTTACTCCATTTCAGGAGTAGTACAAGTAACTGA
- a CDS encoding cobalamin-independent methionine synthase II family protein — protein sequence MNTYRSDVVGSLLRPDYLKEARERYESGALSDAAFKRIEDRAVDEAVALQIRAGVDVISDGEMRRYAFFGHLIDAVEGFDKFGGWAIPFRDEQGTELVFKRPVVVSRLRRRRHLCAEEFTYLRARTDRPAKATLISAQQAAAYYEPEKSRGAYATIDAYLSDLVDILREEVAELIRLGCTYIQIDSPQYAALVDPQHREGYRQRGNDPDRLLDRCIEMDNAVIGNHPGILFALHICRGNYRSKFHSRGDYGPITKVFRHTHFQRFLLEYDDARSGGFEPLQYVPEDRTVVLGLVTTKKAELESKEELKRRIREAQAFIPLERLALSTQCGFASTLEGNLLTPADQEAKLRLVAETAREVWGES from the coding sequence ATGAATACCTATCGAAGTGATGTGGTCGGTAGCCTGTTGCGTCCGGACTATCTGAAAGAAGCTCGGGAACGCTATGAGTCGGGAGCCCTCAGTGATGCAGCGTTCAAGCGAATTGAGGACCGGGCCGTTGACGAAGCCGTTGCTCTCCAAATTCGTGCAGGGGTGGATGTAATCAGTGATGGGGAGATGCGACGATATGCTTTCTTCGGTCATCTTATCGATGCGGTGGAAGGGTTTGATAAATTTGGTGGCTGGGCTATCCCTTTTCGAGATGAGCAAGGGACGGAACTGGTTTTTAAACGACCTGTGGTGGTCTCCCGCTTGCGGAGACGGCGCCACCTGTGTGCCGAAGAATTTACCTATCTTCGGGCTCGTACCGACCGCCCTGCTAAGGCTACATTAATCAGCGCTCAACAGGCGGCAGCCTATTACGAGCCCGAGAAATCGAGGGGAGCCTATGCTACCATCGATGCTTATTTATCCGACCTGGTGGATATCCTGCGTGAAGAAGTAGCTGAATTGATCCGTCTGGGTTGTACCTATATCCAGATCGATAGTCCGCAATATGCCGCCTTGGTGGATCCTCAACACCGTGAAGGATATCGGCAGCGAGGTAACGACCCGGATCGTCTTCTTGATCGGTGTATTGAAATGGATAATGCCGTGATCGGTAACCATCCCGGGATTCTCTTCGCATTACATATCTGTCGAGGGAACTACCGGAGCAAGTTCCACAGCCGGGGGGATTATGGACCGATCACCAAAGTTTTCCGTCATACCCACTTTCAACGCTTTCTGCTGGAATATGACGATGCACGTTCAGGAGGCTTCGAGCCGTTACAATATGTTCCTGAGGACAGAACCGTCGTTCTTGGATTGGTGACCACCAAGAAAGCCGAACTTGAAAGCAAAGAAGAGTTGAAACGACGCATTCGGGAAGCCCAGGCTTTCATCCCCCTGGAGAGGTTAGCCTTGAGTACCCAGTGTGGATTTGCCTCAACCCTGGAGGGGAATCTCCTCACACCTGCAGATCAGGAAGCCAAGTTACGCCTTGTGGCCGAAACTGCTCGGGAAGTATGGGGCGAATCCTGA
- a CDS encoding MBL fold metallo-hydrolase — MQKRQVTSAGWFVLLVMFGLAMVATTFGPVAFGAEEKEAPIVYSVWLVESSRFMKVPFGAFMPDRAFVPDSKNPMNSINTVDLPVNVGVIKGGKDIVLYDTGWKQQEYLKMTGSDHWAPLPEQLKLLGIKPEDVTKIVIGHGHWDHAGQIDDFPNAVLYVQKEELRGIEWALNYPGHPKIRAVNTDPGGCMRTPACGYPPLTLDQIYGKVLKGKAVIVDGMMEIAPGLIIHPAHRAHTAGSQLLQVNTARGQLMFGSDAYSSWEGIRDWMIANPQQTDTVQQFLAYEKCYKITGGYDNCVAAHEPLSYTDKYPLTKDSWVGPNGSRMAEITLAPGEPSRKPKK; from the coding sequence ATGCAAAAGAGGCAGGTAACAAGCGCAGGGTGGTTTGTATTACTGGTGATGTTCGGGTTGGCTATGGTAGCTACCACCTTTGGTCCCGTGGCGTTTGGAGCCGAAGAAAAGGAAGCACCCATAGTCTACTCGGTTTGGCTGGTTGAAAGTAGCCGTTTCATGAAAGTACCCTTTGGGGCCTTTATGCCTGATCGTGCCTTTGTTCCGGATAGTAAGAATCCCATGAACAGTATTAATACGGTGGATCTTCCGGTCAATGTGGGTGTTATTAAGGGAGGTAAGGACATAGTTCTCTATGATACGGGATGGAAACAACAGGAATATCTAAAGATGACCGGAAGTGATCATTGGGCACCGCTTCCAGAACAGTTAAAACTGCTGGGGATTAAACCTGAGGATGTAACGAAGATCGTCATCGGCCATGGTCACTGGGATCATGCCGGTCAAATCGATGATTTCCCCAATGCTGTCCTTTATGTACAGAAAGAAGAGTTACGGGGGATCGAGTGGGCCCTTAACTATCCCGGACATCCCAAAATCAGGGCAGTGAATACCGATCCCGGTGGATGTATGCGTACACCCGCCTGCGGTTATCCTCCGCTAACCCTGGATCAGATTTATGGTAAGGTCTTAAAAGGGAAAGCAGTCATTGTGGATGGGATGATGGAGATTGCCCCCGGTCTGATTATTCATCCGGCCCATCGTGCCCATACGGCAGGTTCTCAACTCCTGCAAGTGAATACGGCCAGAGGACAGCTCATGTTTGGTAGTGATGCTTACTCCTCCTGGGAGGGTATCCGCGACTGGATGATTGCCAACCCTCAACAGACCGATACCGTTCAACAGTTTCTGGCCTATGAGAAATGTTACAAGATCACCGGCGGTTATGATAACTGTGTAGCGGCCCACGAACCCCTCTCTTATACTGATAAATACCCGCTTACCAAGGATTCATGGGTCGGTCCTAATGGTTCTCGTATGGCCGAAATCACCCTGGCTCCTGGAGAACCATCCCGTAAACCCAAGAAGTAA
- a CDS encoding carboxymuconolactone decarboxylase family protein, protein MSKKEQYEKRYEDLIGFVPPRIQHRIALGLEVDPDLLDQVEELRARAMYPKSMDIKTAQLILFAVLLSQISPASEYHARAAVRAGATREELHDVAGLVFLFRGLPAFNLAAEVINKIFPPRE, encoded by the coding sequence ATGTCAAAGAAAGAACAATATGAAAAGCGTTATGAGGATCTCATCGGTTTTGTACCCCCACGGATTCAGCATCGGATCGCCCTGGGTCTTGAAGTGGATCCGGACCTTCTGGATCAGGTAGAAGAGCTTCGTGCACGTGCCATGTACCCAAAGTCAATGGATATTAAGACGGCCCAATTGATCCTGTTTGCCGTGTTACTATCCCAGATTTCCCCTGCTTCCGAATATCACGCACGTGCTGCCGTACGCGCCGGAGCGACCCGTGAGGAATTACACGATGTTGCAGGACTGGTCTTTTTGTTTCGCGGTCTCCCCGCGTTTAACCTGGCGGCCGAAGTCATCAACAAAATTTTTCCACCCCGGGAATAA
- a CDS encoding BON domain-containing protein, with product MRLQNHLPKTILILGMLVFGLSCGVPVRTPQQINEDRIITKKVLEKLEEVPLRAPPQDYLTATTQRGIVHVEGVVQDLYTKAKVIELIKTVEGVKGVTENIRIEEGPQGGR from the coding sequence ATGAGACTTCAAAATCATCTCCCTAAAACGATTTTGATCTTGGGAATGTTAGTTTTTGGATTAAGTTGTGGTGTACCAGTCCGCACACCCCAGCAGATTAATGAAGACAGGATAATCACAAAGAAAGTTTTAGAAAAACTAGAAGAGGTCCCGCTCCGGGCGCCTCCTCAGGATTATTTAACGGCAACAACCCAACGGGGTATTGTCCACGTAGAAGGTGTAGTCCAAGATCTATACACCAAAGCTAAAGTGATCGAACTTATAAAAACTGTGGAAGGGGTCAAAGGGGTTACGGAAAATATTCGGATTGAAGAGGGACCCCAGGGAGGGAGATGA
- a CDS encoding SMP-30/gluconolactonase/LRE family protein, translated as MNERVSLPYQFVRRARSLLTWAIAASIALLLGAGILIWRLGLFSNPGFIEYPMLRSTDIPTAIAVAPNGAVWFTIEFSDAIGLFRNGKIERLPKGSQNLVPVGLGVAADGSAWFTDVPARAISNISQSGKLTSFSLSTPIARLGKLAVAPDGAVWFAEPTSYSITRLKDGQFTRYQLESARGDPYGVAVDAQGTVWATLQSANKLVRISPDGKMTEIEVPTRGSTPTEIAVDATGVVWFTEFRTSKIGRYANGQFTEFQAPGNERSAITGLAIAPDGSVWFGMLRRHSLVRLHNGVLKEFRLPRRDARPYNLAVDAAGNVWYTDISGWLGMLPADQARVD; from the coding sequence ATGAATGAGCGGGTTTCCCTACCTTATCAATTTGTACGCCGCGCCCGATCTCTGCTAACCTGGGCTATTGCGGCTTCCATTGCGCTCTTACTGGGAGCGGGAATCCTCATCTGGCGTCTTGGGTTATTCTCTAACCCCGGATTCATCGAATACCCCATGTTACGCTCGACAGATATTCCGACGGCTATCGCCGTAGCCCCCAATGGTGCTGTATGGTTTACCATTGAGTTCTCAGATGCCATTGGACTCTTTCGTAATGGAAAAATCGAGCGACTTCCCAAGGGTTCCCAGAACTTAGTCCCCGTAGGATTAGGTGTTGCTGCCGATGGTTCGGCATGGTTTACCGATGTTCCGGCGCGAGCCATTTCAAATATCTCCCAGTCGGGCAAACTCACCTCTTTTTCCCTCTCAACGCCCATCGCCAGATTAGGTAAACTCGCTGTTGCTCCTGATGGAGCTGTCTGGTTTGCCGAGCCAACTTCTTATAGTATCACACGGCTTAAGGATGGCCAGTTCACACGATACCAGCTTGAGTCTGCTCGAGGAGACCCCTATGGGGTTGCAGTGGATGCACAGGGCACTGTGTGGGCTACTCTCCAAAGTGCCAACAAGTTGGTAAGGATCTCGCCAGATGGTAAAATGACCGAAATCGAAGTCCCCACCCGAGGTAGTACTCCGACCGAAATTGCGGTAGACGCAACGGGAGTCGTCTGGTTCACGGAGTTCCGTACAAGTAAAATCGGACGCTACGCCAACGGCCAGTTCACCGAGTTTCAGGCTCCTGGTAACGAGAGGTCCGCAATTACCGGCCTGGCCATAGCACCCGACGGATCCGTCTGGTTCGGTATGCTGCGTAGACATAGCCTGGTTCGCTTACACAATGGAGTTCTCAAGGAATTCCGTCTTCCTCGCCGGGATGCTCGCCCTTACAACCTCGCCGTCGATGCCGCCGGTAATGTATGGTATACCGATATCAGTGGATGGCTCGGGATGCTTCCTGCCGATCAAGCCAGAGTCGACTAA
- a CDS encoding aldo/keto reductase, with protein sequence MEEKNIGRRGFLKTVTLTAAGILTTSSCSETANKPSKTAESSTETATAEQPAESPAMPVRELGKTGVKIPILGLGTSQSLDPVYDKVMHLCFKEGVTYLDTALSYGWGASHRAIANFIKQIGDRKKVWITSKSGNRTPEGLIADIDKCLAELQTDYLDLYLMHGIDDIGMLDKAFIEAGDRLRKSGKTRFFGFSCHGGDVVKLLNKAAEVGGIDAILFRYNFRQYGDRELNLAIDACSKAGIGLLAMKTMASVPGDIEKVVEFRSQNFTLGQAKLKSVWADTRIASIISEMDSVKIARENIAAAKSQKTIKAEEMHQLNRLAALTASYACNGCSHLCESAVNGKIAIADSLRYLMYYECYGKQARARELYQALPLEARNFDIEDLKKASAVCPQKIDIAARLSKARSLLAG encoded by the coding sequence ATGGAAGAAAAAAATATCGGACGTCGAGGTTTTCTTAAAACTGTCACTCTGACCGCAGCCGGGATCCTTACCACCAGTTCTTGCTCAGAAACGGCAAACAAACCCTCTAAAACGGCGGAATCCTCCACCGAGACAGCAACAGCCGAACAACCTGCCGAATCACCGGCCATGCCTGTCCGGGAGTTGGGTAAAACCGGGGTCAAAATTCCCATTTTGGGATTGGGAACTTCTCAAAGCCTGGATCCCGTTTATGACAAAGTCATGCATCTTTGCTTTAAAGAAGGAGTAACCTATCTGGATACGGCTCTTTCCTATGGCTGGGGAGCTTCCCATCGAGCTATTGCCAACTTTATTAAGCAAATCGGAGATCGAAAAAAAGTCTGGATTACTTCAAAATCAGGAAATCGAACTCCTGAAGGTCTTATCGCCGATATCGATAAATGCCTGGCCGAATTGCAAACCGATTATCTGGATTTGTATCTCATGCACGGAATTGATGATATCGGTATGTTAGATAAAGCTTTTATCGAAGCAGGAGACAGGTTACGTAAGTCTGGAAAAACCAGGTTTTTTGGCTTTTCCTGTCATGGCGGAGATGTTGTGAAACTCTTGAATAAAGCTGCAGAGGTCGGTGGAATTGATGCCATTCTTTTCCGCTATAATTTTCGACAGTACGGAGATCGGGAGTTAAACCTGGCCATAGATGCCTGTAGTAAAGCCGGCATCGGCCTGCTGGCTATGAAAACCATGGCATCGGTTCCAGGGGATATTGAAAAGGTTGTGGAATTTCGTTCCCAGAACTTTACCTTAGGTCAGGCCAAGCTAAAATCTGTTTGGGCGGATACACGGATAGCGTCTATTATTTCCGAGATGGATAGTGTTAAAATTGCCCGTGAGAACATTGCAGCCGCCAAGTCTCAAAAAACCATCAAAGCAGAAGAAATGCATCAATTGAATCGGCTGGCAGCACTTACAGCCAGCTATGCCTGTAATGGATGTTCTCATCTTTGTGAATCGGCTGTAAATGGAAAGATAGCCATTGCCGACTCCTTGAGGTATTTGATGTATTATGAATGTTACGGTAAACAAGCCCGTGCCCGGGAACTCTATCAGGCCCTTCCTTTGGAGGCCAGAAACTTTGACATCGAAGACTTGAAAAAAGCCAGTGCGGTTTGCCCCCAAAAGATCGATATTGCCGCTCGATTAAGTAAAGCCAGGTCCTTGCTGGCCGGTTAA
- a CDS encoding peptidylprolyl isomerase has protein sequence MNIQGQDYSLEGLKPGTYAVFMTNHGTIICQLFEKEAPETVANFIGLAEGTKEWVDLKTGEKVKRPFYDGTIFHRVIPDFMIQGGDPTGTGRGGPGYRFKDEIVKELAFDRPGRLAMANAGPNTNGSQFFITHKETPWLNGRHTIFGQVIKGQEVVNEIGNVKKGPGDKPVEDVVLKRLIIERIK, from the coding sequence GTGAATATACAAGGTCAAGATTATAGCTTAGAAGGTTTAAAACCTGGAACTTATGCGGTTTTTATGACGAATCATGGGACGATCATTTGTCAGCTTTTTGAAAAGGAAGCTCCTGAAACGGTTGCTAATTTTATTGGCTTAGCGGAGGGAACCAAAGAATGGGTAGACCTTAAAACAGGTGAAAAGGTCAAACGACCGTTTTATGATGGAACTATCTTTCATCGGGTTATTCCTGACTTTATGATTCAGGGAGGAGACCCCACAGGAACCGGTAGAGGGGGACCTGGTTATCGATTTAAAGATGAAATCGTTAAAGAGCTGGCCTTTGATAGGCCGGGTAGATTGGCCATGGCCAATGCCGGGCCTAACACCAATGGATCCCAATTTTTTATTACCCATAAGGAAACCCCTTGGCTCAACGGTCGGCATACCATTTTTGGTCAGGTCATTAAAGGGCAAGAGGTAGTTAACGAGATTGGAAATGTAAAAAAAGGACCCGGAGATAAACCAGTAGAAGATGTAGTACTTAAGAGGTTAATTATTGAGAGAATCAAATAG
- a CDS encoding DUF362 domain-containing protein — MGSKKYPHADYQKEPVSRREFIKQGVAVAAMSAAAGYLMLAPENYPLSLRDVTGLRSQPKEKPFQLPDFRVPKEAGVFDIGIGRKGSIGVKLRKALDAIGGITRYIKPGDVVLIKPNVAFDRPPMLGATTNPEIIEELIRLLLVEGRAREVRVADNPIESPVDCFAKSGIRLATERAGGKVYLPDSNAFEILYTPGATLIERWPFFKRPFQNVNKVIGVAPVKDHNLCYASMGIKNWYGLLGGRRNQFHQNIHEIVSDLSIMIKPTLTILDGTRILMKNGPTGGDPSDVKPADVIMAGVDPVAMDAWAFENLLERKEKLPEYLYKAEQKGSGKIDFRGRIKEVV, encoded by the coding sequence ATGGGCAGTAAAAAATATCCACATGCAGACTATCAAAAAGAACCTGTAAGCCGGCGAGAGTTTATCAAACAGGGGGTTGCCGTTGCAGCCATGAGCGCGGCAGCAGGCTATTTGATGCTGGCTCCTGAAAACTACCCTCTCTCATTAAGAGACGTTACCGGCTTACGAAGTCAACCTAAAGAAAAACCATTTCAATTACCCGATTTTCGGGTCCCCAAGGAAGCCGGGGTTTTTGATATCGGTATAGGCCGGAAGGGAAGTATAGGTGTTAAACTGAGAAAAGCCCTGGATGCCATTGGTGGAATCACCCGATACATAAAACCCGGAGATGTGGTTCTCATCAAACCCAATGTCGCCTTTGATCGCCCACCCATGTTAGGAGCCACCACTAATCCGGAGATCATTGAAGAGCTGATCCGTCTTTTATTGGTAGAGGGTCGCGCTCGAGAAGTGCGGGTGGCCGATAATCCCATTGAATCGCCCGTAGATTGTTTCGCCAAGAGCGGAATTCGTTTAGCTACCGAACGCGCAGGAGGGAAGGTTTATCTTCCGGATAGTAATGCCTTCGAAATTTTGTACACCCCTGGTGCCACGTTAATCGAACGATGGCCTTTTTTCAAAAGACCCTTTCAGAATGTAAATAAAGTCATCGGGGTGGCTCCGGTGAAGGATCATAATCTCTGCTATGCTTCCATGGGAATCAAAAACTGGTACGGGCTCCTGGGGGGTCGCCGGAATCAGTTCCATCAGAATATCCATGAAATTGTCTCGGATCTGTCTATCATGATCAAACCAACTTTGACGATTCTGGATGGAACTCGCATTCTAATGAAAAACGGCCCTACCGGAGGCGATCCCTCAGATGTTAAACCGGCAGATGTGATTATGGCCGGGGTTGATCCGGTCGCCATGGATGCCTGGGCCTTTGAAAATCTTCTGGAACGAAAGGAAAAACTCCCGGAGTATCTTTACAAAGCCGAGCAAAAGGGAAGCGGAAAGATAGATTTCCGGGGAAGAATCAAGGAGGTTGTATGA